TCGCCTTCGTGCTGGAGCAGGACGTGTCGGACCTCCCCGTGGAGTTCGCCGTCACCGCGGAGTGGAAGGCCCGCCAGGTCTCCCTGCGCGACCTGGAGAAGCTGGTGCGCTTCGTGAAGTTCCCCACGGTCTACCACACGGCGGACCAGGGGAAGGCGAAGAAGGTCGCCGTCAGTCACATCTCCGTGTAGCCCGCCACCGGCGGGAAGCCGGCCGGTGAATGTGAAGCATCGGGGGACGGTTCCGTAGATGAGAGCCGCCGGCGGACAGGACGGTAGATGTGATGAGGAGGGGCGCCGGGAGAAGCTTCCGGCGCCCCTCCGCGCATCCGGTCCGGGGCCTGCGTCACAGTGAGCCGCGCTCACGCCGGTGGCGGCGGCGAGCCCGTGCGCCTGCCATTGACGGGCCCCGCGAGCGCCGGGCATATTGTGAGGTTTCGCCGGCCAACTCACCGCCAGGACAAAGAGCTATGGGCACGCAGGGCAAAGACGTGGACGTGGTGTTCCTCTCCGCCGCCCGGACCGGGTTCGGGACCTTCGGCGGGACCCTCAAGGACTTCTCGGCGACCGACCTGGGCGTCTTCGCGGCCAAGGGCGCGCTGGAGCGCTCCGGCGTGCCTGCCGGCGCGGTGGGCCACGTGGTGTTCGGCAACGCGCTCCAGACCAGCGCCGACGCCATCTACCTCGCCCGGCACGTGGGCCTCAAGGCCGGCCTGGGCATCGACGTGCCGGCCATCACCCTGAACCGCCTGTGCGGCTCGGGCTTCCAGGCCATCGTGACGGGTGCGATGGAGATCATGCTGGGCGAGTGCGAGGTCGCGCTGTGCGGCGGCGCCGAGAGCATGAGCCAGGCGCCGCACGTGATCCGCGGCGCGCGGTGGGGCGACCAGCGCCTGGGGCCGGCCGGCAAGTTCTACGAGGACCTGCTGTGGGAGTCGCTCACCGACCCGTTCGCCGGCTGCTCCATGGCGATGACGGCCGAGAACCTGAGCGACCACTACGGCATCACCCGCGAGCACGTGGACGAGTACGCGCTCCGCTCGCAGCGCCTTGCGGGCCAGGCGTGCGAGGAGAAGCGCTTCGACGCCGAGATGGTGCCCATCACCATCAAGAGCCGCAAGGGCGAGACGGTCTTCCAGTGCGACGAGCACATGCGGCCCGACACCACGCCCGAGCAGCTCGCCAAGCTCAAGCCGTACTTCAAGGAGGGCGGCACCGTGACCGCCGGCAACGCCTCCGGCATCGGCGACGGCGCCGCGGCGGTGGTGATCGCCAGCGCGAAGTGGGCCGACGCGAACGGCGCCAAG
The sequence above is a segment of the Longimicrobiaceae bacterium genome. Coding sequences within it:
- a CDS encoding acetyl-CoA C-acetyltransferase, coding for MGTQGKDVDVVFLSAARTGFGTFGGTLKDFSATDLGVFAAKGALERSGVPAGAVGHVVFGNALQTSADAIYLARHVGLKAGLGIDVPAITLNRLCGSGFQAIVTGAMEIMLGECEVALCGGAESMSQAPHVIRGARWGDQRLGPAGKFYEDLLWESLTDPFAGCSMAMTAENLSDHYGITREHVDEYALRSQRLAGQACEEKRFDAEMVPITIKSRKGETVFQCDEHMRPDTTPEQLAKLKPYFKEGGTVTAGNASGIGDGAAAVVIASAKWADANGAKPIGRLVSWGIAGVEPKHMGIGPAPASRAALQKAGMDLGQMDLIEVNEAFASQYCAVEKELGLDREKTNVSGGAIAISHPLGASGARITTHLLHELRRQGKRFGLGTACIGGGQGIAVVVEAFGA